A genome region from Hymenobacter tibetensis includes the following:
- a CDS encoding DUF1990 family protein, whose product MPKSEQPAHTGSGAFFERRYWVDVQHPRQTATELMHYIQCHVPDFSPDLLAEFEKSKGDSPCLRVEDEFRIKILGPWNGDVRVTEVGANHFELVTLENHPEAGHIQFSLHPHPSLPDTVHFEIHSWARSRDGLVAFTYDTLGMGKKVQQQTWETFCQRVASYAGGLQLGPVHVETVKQDDSETKVTHDA is encoded by the coding sequence ATGCCTAAATCCGAACAACCTGCTCATACTGGGAGCGGCGCTTTTTTCGAGCGTCGCTATTGGGTTGATGTCCAGCACCCGCGCCAGACGGCCACTGAACTTATGCACTACATTCAGTGCCACGTGCCCGATTTCTCGCCCGATCTGCTGGCTGAGTTCGAGAAATCGAAAGGAGATTCTCCGTGCTTGCGCGTCGAAGATGAGTTTCGTATCAAAATTCTAGGGCCTTGGAACGGGGATGTGCGCGTAACTGAAGTGGGGGCCAACCATTTCGAGCTCGTAACCCTGGAAAACCACCCGGAAGCGGGCCATATCCAGTTTTCCTTGCATCCGCACCCTTCGCTGCCCGACACGGTGCACTTCGAGATTCACTCGTGGGCTCGCTCGCGCGACGGATTAGTTGCTTTCACCTACGACACCCTTGGGATGGGCAAAAAGGTGCAGCAGCAAACCTGGGAAACCTTCTGCCAGCGCGTGGCCTCCTACGCTGGTGGCCTACAGCTCGGCCCGGTGCACGTCGAGACGGTGAAGCAGGACGATTCCGAAACGAAAGTCACGCACGATGCCTAA
- the nfi gene encoding deoxyribonuclease V (cleaves DNA at apurinic or apyrimidinic sites), whose product MAYYRPPGPPADPVVVRDLTRLQDEMRTRVRQEPLAREPQFIAGCDSSFPTPETILSVFVLLRFPSLELVEKVWNVGTVEVPYIPGLLSFREAPNVLEAYKKLQQKPDIIMVDGHGIAHPRRMGIAAHLGVLLDMPTFGVAKQKLTGTFQEPALTKGSISPLNDRNGELLGEVIRSKDKVQPLFVSPGHRCDQATATRLTLACLRGYKLPEPTRLADYWAEEFKKELK is encoded by the coding sequence ATGGCCTATTACCGCCCACCCGGTCCCCCCGCCGACCCTGTTGTTGTACGTGACTTAACGCGCCTACAAGATGAAATGCGCACCCGCGTCCGGCAGGAGCCGCTGGCGCGGGAGCCCCAATTCATTGCCGGCTGCGACTCCTCGTTTCCCACACCCGAAACCATACTGTCGGTGTTTGTGCTGCTGCGCTTTCCTTCGTTGGAACTCGTAGAAAAAGTGTGGAACGTGGGCACCGTGGAAGTGCCTTACATCCCGGGCCTGCTGTCTTTCCGTGAGGCGCCCAACGTGCTGGAAGCCTACAAGAAGCTCCAGCAGAAGCCAGATATTATCATGGTAGACGGCCACGGCATTGCGCACCCACGCCGCATGGGTATTGCAGCCCACTTGGGCGTGCTGCTTGATATGCCCACCTTCGGGGTAGCCAAACAGAAACTTACCGGCACGTTTCAGGAGCCCGCCCTCACCAAAGGCAGCATCTCGCCGCTCAACGACCGAAACGGCGAGTTGCTGGGTGAAGTGATTCGCTCCAAGGACAAGGTGCAGCCGCTGTTCGTGAGCCCCGGCCACCGCTGCGACCAAGCCACGGCTACCCGCCTCACGCTGGCGTGCCTGCGCGGCTACAAGCTCCCCGAACCCACTCGCCTCGCCGATTACTGGGCTGAGGAGTTCAAGAAAGAACTGAAGTAA
- a CDS encoding NAD(P)-dependent alcohol dehydrogenase yields MIEAKGYAASAVHEPLTPFQFERRDVGPHDVRIEILFCGVCHSDVHQVRDEWGGSIFPMVPGHEIVGRITEVGAHVKNFKAGDLAGVGCMVDSCQHCPECNDGLEQYCDNGFVGTYNAREKDGTPTYGGYSNNIVVTEKFVLRVSEKLDLARVAPLLCAGITTWSPLREWNAKEGDRVAVMGLGGLGHMAVKFAAAMGCEVTVLSTSANKEADAKALGAHKFVVTKDEEAMKSVANYFDLIINTVSAPMDLTPYVGSLRRDGTMVLLGVPPEAPQLHAFNLIAKRRRIAGSLIGGIKETQEMLDFCAEHNVVSDVEVIRMDYINEAYERMIKSDVKYRFVIDLATL; encoded by the coding sequence ATGATAGAAGCAAAAGGGTACGCCGCTTCGGCTGTCCACGAACCTCTCACGCCTTTCCAATTCGAGCGCCGCGACGTAGGGCCGCACGATGTACGCATCGAAATCCTGTTCTGCGGCGTCTGCCACTCTGATGTGCACCAAGTGCGCGACGAGTGGGGCGGCTCGATTTTCCCGATGGTGCCCGGCCACGAAATTGTGGGCCGCATAACCGAGGTAGGCGCACACGTGAAGAACTTTAAAGCCGGTGACTTGGCTGGTGTAGGCTGCATGGTAGACTCCTGCCAGCACTGCCCCGAGTGCAACGACGGCCTAGAGCAGTACTGCGACAATGGCTTCGTAGGAACCTACAACGCCCGCGAGAAAGACGGCACGCCCACCTACGGCGGCTATTCCAACAACATCGTTGTGACCGAGAAATTCGTGTTGCGCGTGTCCGAGAAACTAGACCTAGCTCGGGTTGCCCCGCTGTTGTGCGCTGGCATCACCACTTGGTCGCCGCTGCGTGAGTGGAACGCCAAAGAAGGCGACCGGGTAGCCGTAATGGGCTTGGGTGGTCTGGGCCACATGGCCGTGAAATTTGCCGCCGCTATGGGCTGCGAAGTGACCGTACTTAGCACCTCGGCCAACAAAGAAGCAGATGCCAAAGCCTTGGGCGCCCACAAATTCGTGGTAACCAAAGACGAGGAAGCCATGAAGTCGGTAGCCAACTACTTCGACCTCATCATCAACACGGTGTCGGCTCCTATGGACCTGACGCCCTACGTAGGCAGCCTCCGCCGCGATGGAACCATGGTGCTGCTTGGCGTACCGCCCGAAGCACCTCAGTTGCACGCCTTCAACCTGATTGCCAAGCGCCGCCGCATTGCTGGCTCGCTCATCGGAGGCATCAAGGAAACCCAGGAAATGCTGGATTTCTGCGCCGAACACAACGTTGTGTCTGACGTAGAGGTTATCCGCATGGATTACATCAACGAAGCCTACGAGCGGATGATAAAGTCCGACGTGAAGTACCGCTT
- a CDS encoding DUF1990 domain-containing protein, producing MPKPPPLDERQKARLAAYEKATYNFDPDRTHEYTRSTGWNVDDYETELPAETPGPPAAHGAWASACEVLRNYTFPPPNLITGIFVPDQPLEQRVMVLRGQFLGFSFWFGVRIGGVTDERRSLPEGGEEQVWGYNYRTLEGHFERGEITFTVHKNLTTGRVVFRIHAFSQTGRIRNPFYWLGFKLFGRMLQKRFSRHSMQRLKAQVEDMLREGWQAPVAGGATPVQSTAAHAQAKEQLNKAT from the coding sequence ATGCCTAAGCCGCCGCCCTTGGATGAGCGGCAAAAAGCCCGTCTCGCCGCCTACGAAAAGGCCACCTACAACTTCGACCCAGACCGCACCCACGAGTACACCCGCTCAACCGGCTGGAACGTGGACGACTACGAAACCGAGCTACCCGCCGAAACCCCCGGCCCACCGGCAGCCCACGGGGCGTGGGCTTCCGCCTGCGAAGTGCTGCGCAACTACACGTTTCCCCCACCCAACCTCATCACCGGCATCTTCGTGCCCGACCAACCGCTGGAACAGCGCGTCATGGTGTTGCGCGGGCAGTTTTTGGGGTTTTCGTTCTGGTTTGGCGTGCGCATTGGCGGCGTTACCGATGAGCGGCGGTCACTACCCGAGGGCGGGGAAGAGCAAGTGTGGGGTTACAACTACCGCACCCTAGAAGGCCATTTCGAGCGTGGCGAAATCACCTTCACCGTGCACAAAAACCTTACGACGGGCCGCGTCGTGTTTCGTATTCATGCCTTTTCCCAAACCGGCCGCATCCGCAACCCCTTCTATTGGCTGGGTTTCAAGCTCTTCGGTCGGATGCTGCAAAAGCGTTTCTCGCGCCACTCCATGCAGCGGCTAAAGGCCCAGGTCGAGGACATGCTCCGGGAAGGGTGGCAGGCTCCGGTGGCAGGCGGTGCAACTCCCGTGCAATCCACTGCTGCGCATGCACAAGCCAAGGAGCAACTAAACAAAGCCACATAG
- a CDS encoding glutamate--tRNA ligase family protein, with amino-acid sequence MLQFPSLPVVSRLAPTPSGFLHLGNAVNFTLTWLLTRRAGGTLHLRIDDLDRARFRPVYLANVFETLDWLELDYDHGPSGPDDFERHYSQRYFLAEYEASLQAARAAQPTLFYACRCSRTDLARATPPGSTTYPGTCRPQLLPLDAPETAWRVHVPGTLTVAVPDLLQGPLIVPLTAEVGDVVVRKKDGTAAYQLASVVDDVRLGVTLIVRGLDLLPSTAAQLWLATHIPGMAAFQHTQFAHHGLLLDEDGHKLSKSTQAGARRGILAEASHPRVVYAAVARLLGLPQPAGESLGALRAALNDSLAE; translated from the coding sequence ATGCTGCAGTTTCCTTCTCTTCCCGTCGTTTCGCGCTTGGCGCCCACCCCGAGCGGGTTTTTGCACCTCGGCAATGCCGTGAACTTCACGCTAACCTGGCTGCTCACGCGCCGCGCCGGTGGCACCTTGCACCTGCGCATCGACGACCTTGACCGCGCACGGTTTCGGCCCGTGTACCTCGCCAACGTCTTTGAAACCCTTGACTGGCTTGAACTCGACTACGACCACGGCCCCAGTGGCCCCGACGATTTCGAGCGCCACTATTCCCAGCGCTATTTCCTGGCGGAGTATGAAGCCAGTTTACAGGCTGCTCGCGCCGCTCAACCCACCCTGTTTTACGCCTGCCGCTGCTCCCGCACCGACCTGGCCCGTGCCACGCCGCCCGGCAGCACCACGTACCCCGGCACCTGCCGCCCTCAGCTGCTCCCCCTCGATGCGCCCGAAACTGCCTGGCGGGTCCACGTCCCTGGCACCCTCACGGTGGCAGTGCCCGACCTTCTGCAAGGCCCGTTGATAGTTCCGCTAACCGCTGAAGTAGGTGACGTTGTGGTGCGCAAAAAAGACGGTACCGCTGCTTATCAGCTGGCCTCAGTGGTAGATGATGTGCGGCTGGGCGTCACGCTGATTGTGCGTGGGCTGGACTTGTTGCCTAGCACCGCCGCTCAACTCTGGCTGGCTACGCACATACCCGGCATGGCGGCCTTCCAACACACGCAGTTTGCGCACCATGGCCTACTGCTGGACGAAGATGGGCACAAACTGTCTAAATCAACCCAGGCTGGTGCCCGGCGCGGGATTCTTGCGGAGGCCAGCCACCCGCGGGTGGTATATGCCGCGGTGGCTAGGCTGCTTGGCTTGCCACAACCTGCCGGGGAGTCGCTGGGAGCCTTACGCGCGGCTCTCAACGACTCCCTGGCAGAGTAG